One window of the Nitrospirae bacterium CG2_30_53_67 genome contains the following:
- a CDS encoding acetyl-CoA carboxylase subunit beta translates to MNWFIKKKIKPLDSDRKVKIAEGMWEKCQNCKEIVYKKEIEKNYRVCPKCNYHFRISAEERIRIVADEGSFLELDAGLASTDPLHFKDSRKYKDRLKEGEKLTGKKDAVVYGDAEIQGYKVVLAVFDFGFMGGSMGSVVGEKITRAIERAVSLREPFISFSSSGGARMQEGAISLMQMAKTSAAVSRLGDAGMPFISILTDPTFGGVTASFAMLGDIILAEPRALIGFAGPRVIEQTIREKLPEGFQRAEFLLKHGMVDRIVERKEMKKTLAGLLSLFWYV, encoded by the coding sequence ATGAACTGGTTCATTAAAAAGAAGATCAAGCCCCTTGATTCGGACCGGAAGGTGAAAATCGCCGAGGGGATGTGGGAAAAATGCCAGAACTGCAAGGAGATCGTCTATAAGAAGGAGATCGAGAAGAATTACCGGGTCTGCCCCAAGTGTAACTACCATTTCCGCATCTCAGCGGAAGAGCGGATCCGGATTGTGGCGGACGAAGGAAGTTTTTTGGAATTGGACGCCGGCCTTGCCTCCACGGACCCGCTGCATTTCAAGGATTCCCGCAAGTATAAGGACCGTCTCAAAGAGGGGGAAAAACTGACAGGGAAAAAGGATGCCGTGGTCTACGGGGATGCCGAGATTCAAGGGTACAAGGTGGTTCTGGCGGTCTTCGACTTCGGTTTCATGGGCGGGAGCATGGGATCCGTGGTGGGAGAGAAGATCACGCGGGCGATCGAGCGGGCGGTATCGTTGAGGGAACCCTTCATATCCTTTTCATCGTCCGGCGGGGCCAGGATGCAGGAGGGGGCCATCTCCCTGATGCAGATGGCCAAGACAAGCGCCGCTGTGTCAAGATTGGGAGACGCGGGTATGCCTTTTATTTCGATTCTCACCGATCCCACCTTCGGAGGCGTGACGGCGAGTTTTGCCATGCTGGGGGATATCATCCTTGCAGAGCCGAGGGCGCTCATCGGTTTTGCCGGTCCTCGAGTGATCGAACAGACCATCCGTGAAAAACTCCCGGAAGGGTTTCAGCGCGCCGAATTTCTACTCAAGCACGGGATGGTGGATAGGATCGTGGAACGCAAAGAGATGAAGAAGACCCTTGCCGGGCTGCTCAGCCTTTTCTGGTATGTATGA
- a CDS encoding dTDP-4-dehydrorhamnose 3,5-epimerase — protein MIDGVRTKVLKVIPDERGRLMEMLRSDDPLFIKFGQIYLTTAYPGVVKGWHYHKKQIDNFIVVRGMMKIVLYDQREGSRTYGEINEFFLGDHQPLLLQIPAGVCHGFKCVGEHEAMVVNCPTETYKYDDPDEYRLDPHHNDIPYDWSKKDG, from the coding sequence ATGATCGATGGGGTCAGGACCAAGGTCTTAAAGGTGATTCCGGATGAACGGGGACGGCTGATGGAGATGCTCCGGAGCGATGATCCCCTGTTCATCAAGTTCGGCCAGATCTATCTGACCACGGCTTACCCCGGGGTCGTGAAGGGGTGGCATTACCATAAGAAGCAGATTGACAACTTCATCGTTGTCCGGGGGATGATGAAAATCGTCCTCTATGACCAGCGTGAAGGCTCGCGCACCTATGGTGAGATCAATGAATTCTTTCTCGGGGATCACCAGCCGCTCCTGCTGCAGATCCCGGCCGGGGTTTGCCATGGATTTAAGTGCGTGGGAGAGCATGAGGCCATGGTGGTGAATTGTCCCACGGAGACCTACAAGTATGATGATCCTGACGAATACCGGCTCGATCCTCACCATAATGATATCCCATACGATTGGTCGAAAAAAGACGGATGA
- a CDS encoding dTDP-glucose 4,6-dehydratase, giving the protein MRKILVTGGAGFIGSNFIRYFMREHAEDEVINLDLLTYAGNLLNLEEVREDKRYHFVHGDIADPAVLTRIFRQGIQVVVNFAAESHVDRSIEDPGVFIRTNVMGTQTILNAIRKYPVERFIQISTDEVYGSLGPSGAFTEQTPLAPNSPYSASKASSDLLVRAYHETYGLPCIITRCSNNYGPYQFPEKVIPLFIMNAMQDKPLPLYGDGLNVRDWLHVLDHCRAIDLVIGKGRAGEVYNIGGNNEKKNIEITRLILDRLGKKESLIRHVTDRLGHDRRYAIDAGKIRRELGWAPVYIFEKGIEETIRWYQEHASWLQDIESGRYRALSQRIAAQEEPV; this is encoded by the coding sequence ATGAGGAAGATCCTGGTTACAGGCGGGGCCGGGTTTATCGGAAGTAATTTTATCCGCTATTTTATGCGGGAGCATGCTGAAGATGAGGTCATCAACCTCGACCTGTTGACCTATGCGGGGAACCTCCTGAATCTTGAGGAGGTCAGGGAGGACAAACGTTACCATTTTGTCCATGGCGATATTGCGGACCCTGCGGTCCTCACGAGGATCTTCAGACAGGGGATACAGGTTGTGGTCAATTTTGCAGCCGAGTCCCACGTGGATCGAAGCATTGAGGATCCCGGTGTTTTCATCCGAACCAATGTCATGGGGACCCAGACCATCCTGAACGCCATCAGGAAATATCCGGTGGAGCGCTTTATCCAGATCAGCACGGACGAGGTCTATGGCTCGCTGGGCCCGTCCGGGGCCTTTACCGAGCAGACCCCCCTCGCTCCCAACAGCCCCTACTCGGCCTCGAAGGCGTCGTCCGATCTTCTTGTGAGGGCTTATCATGAGACCTACGGCCTTCCCTGCATCATCACCCGCTGCTCCAACAACTACGGTCCTTACCAGTTCCCTGAAAAGGTGATCCCCCTTTTTATCATGAACGCCATGCAGGACAAGCCGCTCCCGCTTTACGGGGACGGGTTGAATGTCCGGGACTGGCTTCATGTCCTGGACCACTGCAGGGCCATTGACCTGGTCATCGGCAAGGGAAGAGCCGGGGAGGTCTACAACATCGGCGGGAACAACGAGAAGAAGAACATAGAGATCACCCGCTTGATTCTGGACCGGCTCGGCAAGAAGGAAAGCCTGATCCGGCATGTGACGGACCGGCTGGGGCATGACAGGAGGTATGCCATAGACGCCGGAAAGATACGCAGGGAACTCGGATGGGCGCCGGTCTATATCTTTGAAAAAGGGATTGAAGAGACCATCCGGTGGTATCAGGAGCATGCCTCCTGGCTGCAGGATATCGAGTCCGGCAGGTACAGGGCCCTTTCACAAAGGATCGCAGCCCAAGAGGAGCCGGTATGA